In one Pseudomonas sp. 31-12 genomic region, the following are encoded:
- a CDS encoding GAF domain-containing protein, whose product MIDLQKSGQGLDGYGMLWAQLESLLADERDFIANAAQFSAFLYSQLDDLNWAGFYLNRNEELVLGPFQGQIACVRIPFGRGVCGTAAATLQTQLVEDVHAFPGHIACDSASNSELVVPLVKDGRLIGVLDLDSPKLARFTADDQAGIEQLAAIFLRLTDC is encoded by the coding sequence ATGATCGATTTACAGAAGAGTGGCCAAGGCCTGGACGGTTACGGCATGTTATGGGCGCAGCTAGAGTCGTTGCTGGCGGACGAGCGTGACTTCATCGCCAACGCCGCGCAGTTTTCGGCATTCCTGTACAGCCAGCTCGACGACCTGAACTGGGCCGGTTTCTATCTCAATCGTAATGAAGAACTGGTGCTCGGCCCGTTTCAGGGGCAGATTGCCTGTGTGCGCATTCCGTTCGGTCGCGGCGTGTGCGGGACGGCGGCGGCGACTTTGCAGACCCAGCTTGTCGAGGACGTTCACGCGTTCCCCGGGCACATTGCTTGCGACAGTGCCTCGAACAGCGAGCTGGTCGTGCCGCTGGTCAAGGACGGTCGCCTGATCGGCGTGCTGGACCTCGACAGTCCGAAACTTGCGCGGTTTACCGCTGACGATCAGGCCGGTATCGAACAACTGGCGGCAATTTTCCTGCGCCTGACCGATTGCTGA
- a CDS encoding ATP-binding protein, protein MDSRLNAFLERADAVLARIEPLLPAPRQAIDWTQCLAARWQREGRSGFLLPLQVSLDTRLSDLIGVDRQVEQLGRNTQQFLDGMPANHALLWGSRGTGKSSLVRALLAEHAKAGLRLIEIERDHLADLPRVVEQIARLPQRFVLFCDDLSFESGEGDYRVLKSVLDGSLEQAPDNVLLYATSNRRHLVPEKESDNENWKRVDGELHPSEAVEDKIALSDRFGLWLSFYPFTQEHFLDVVEHWIGQLAEKSGLEWQRNEELDILAVRWATGRGNRNGRCAYQFARYWVGLKLLEHKA, encoded by the coding sequence GTGGATTCCCGATTGAATGCTTTTCTTGAACGCGCCGATGCCGTCCTGGCCCGTATCGAACCGCTCTTGCCTGCACCTCGGCAAGCCATCGACTGGACGCAATGCCTGGCCGCGCGCTGGCAGCGCGAGGGCCGCAGCGGTTTTCTGCTGCCGCTGCAGGTCAGCCTCGACACACGGTTGTCCGACCTGATCGGTGTCGACCGGCAAGTGGAGCAACTGGGGCGAAATACCCAGCAGTTCCTCGATGGCATGCCCGCCAACCACGCGTTGCTCTGGGGCTCGCGCGGCACCGGCAAATCGTCGCTGGTGCGCGCCTTGCTGGCCGAGCACGCCAAGGCCGGCTTGCGGTTGATCGAGATCGAGCGCGATCACTTGGCGGACCTGCCGCGTGTGGTCGAACAGATCGCCAGGCTGCCTCAACGGTTTGTTTTGTTCTGCGATGACCTGTCGTTTGAATCGGGCGAAGGCGACTATCGCGTGCTCAAGAGCGTGCTCGACGGCTCGCTTGAGCAGGCGCCGGATAACGTCTTGCTGTACGCCACCTCCAACCGTCGCCACCTGGTGCCGGAGAAGGAAAGCGATAACGAAAACTGGAAACGGGTCGATGGCGAGCTGCATCCCAGCGAGGCGGTGGAAGACAAGATCGCGCTGTCGGACCGTTTTGGATTGTGGCTGTCGTTCTATCCGTTTACTCAAGAGCACTTCCTTGACGTCGTCGAGCACTGGATCGGTCAATTGGCCGAAAAATCCGGCCTTGAGTGGCAGCGCAACGAAGAACTGGACATCCTCGCCGTGCGCTGGGCAACCGGCCGGGGCAACCGCAATGGACGTTGCGCGTATCAATTTGCCCGCTATTGGGTGGGGCTCAAGCTGTTGGAGCACAAAGCATGA